In a genomic window of Bradyrhizobium sp. LLZ17:
- the brxC gene encoding BREX system P-loop protein BrxC has product MTVIADLLDRDPRDNRLINNGQARLIGTDEEARGELRIFVCEGRYADGFSRIIENFCRDIGKSSQQAAWVSGFYGSGKSHLLKMLGYLWSNEPFSDGMSPRALVEEMPESVRAALRELDTQGARAGGLFAAGGSMPSGQAERPRHSVLSIVLRAAKLPADFGKASFCLWLEDKGILDEVKAAVLAAGSTFDEEIDELYMSPIIPEAIAAQYPGESSKEVRERIRTQYKTPDMDIDRPQFVSMLKRVLKREGKNGKSPLTLILLDEVQIYIGDSQDRAGAIAEIAETLAKEFDSSVMLVGAGQSALQGTSQSNPQLVRLLDRFTIRVQLDDNDVETVTRKVLLRKKADARPLIEHCLDANEGAISRQLAETKIAVRASDRTIRVDDYPLLPVRRRFWDMCFRAADLQGTQSQLRSQLRILHDALAENAEKPLGAVVPADVLYEALKAALVQSGALPRDAYDRIEPLAGVYGADGVLAKRLAGLAFLISRLPTEAGADIGVRATPDHLADLLVDDLTIDQGAFRSRIRALVDRMVEDGNLVRIGEEVRIQTTEGRAWQQEFQKFRSHYGNDVSAIADARDKLVEEALAVVLRQVSSVHGDAKVPRKLVPHRGDRTPEKDGRNIPLWIRDGWRTSAKEARETARTLGSTDGIVHVFIDKPSNNDLKDVIVDLLAAKATLDKRGLGHGSSGGEARRGMETRQRVAQEHSVDIAEKLVGDSVVLLGGGATEPQATLSARLEAAVEIARKRLFPQFKDADRLAAEWEKALKTAREGGEHPFSAVGHMAEVDTHPVGRAVLGIIGAGKAGREVRQHFERDPYGWPKDAVDAALVALVRANKLTVILNGEPAAASALDGTAIGKATFRREDIAISARDKIALASLLQTLVGSIPNRDDLADPAREFLRRLRSLGGSAGGEAPLPAAPQLLLEDEAQALAGNALLRLLLDRKSEIEQAIESWTARAKLKTERMLRWRTAERLARHAEPFPEAATDLIELKSIREGRQLLESSDPLPAPIHRLREFLTKRLTAAHRELTDAVRGALDTLNANPVWAGLELAKKEAILAEVGLKLPTQPDVSDDERLAESLDRRPLGQWEAEIRGVSDLQVGAAQKAAQLSAPQTHRATIERGTIVRNKDEVNAWLDRQRTTLVAAVERGPVVIS; this is encoded by the coding sequence ATGACGGTTATCGCAGACCTTCTCGATCGGGATCCGCGCGACAATCGGCTCATCAATAACGGCCAAGCCCGCCTCATTGGCACGGATGAAGAAGCCCGTGGCGAGTTGCGCATCTTTGTCTGCGAAGGCCGTTACGCGGACGGCTTCTCGCGGATTATCGAAAACTTCTGCCGCGACATCGGCAAATCAAGCCAGCAGGCTGCTTGGGTTAGCGGTTTTTATGGTAGCGGAAAATCCCATCTACTAAAGATGCTTGGCTACCTCTGGTCAAATGAGCCTTTTAGCGATGGGATGAGCCCTCGCGCACTCGTCGAGGAAATGCCCGAGTCCGTGCGCGCAGCGCTTCGAGAGTTAGACACACAAGGCGCTCGCGCCGGCGGATTATTCGCTGCCGGTGGCTCCATGCCCAGCGGCCAGGCCGAACGGCCTCGTCACTCAGTGTTGTCGATCGTGCTTCGGGCCGCCAAACTTCCCGCCGACTTCGGTAAGGCGTCCTTCTGCTTGTGGCTAGAAGACAAGGGCATTCTCGACGAAGTGAAAGCGGCGGTCTTGGCCGCGGGGAGCACGTTCGACGAAGAGATTGACGAGCTCTATATGAGCCCCATAATCCCCGAGGCAATTGCTGCCCAGTATCCGGGAGAATCCTCTAAAGAAGTTCGCGAACGTATCCGTACGCAATATAAAACGCCCGATATGGACATCGACCGACCCCAGTTCGTTTCGATGTTGAAGCGGGTGCTTAAGCGTGAGGGTAAAAACGGAAAATCGCCACTCACGCTGATCCTCCTCGACGAGGTTCAGATCTATATTGGCGATAGTCAAGATCGCGCCGGAGCAATCGCAGAAATCGCGGAGACACTCGCAAAGGAATTCGATAGCAGCGTCATGCTGGTGGGCGCGGGACAGAGCGCGCTGCAGGGCACATCCCAATCCAATCCTCAATTGGTCCGTCTTTTGGATCGATTCACGATCCGCGTGCAGCTTGACGATAATGATGTTGAGACGGTCACCCGAAAGGTCTTGCTGCGCAAGAAGGCCGACGCACGACCGCTCATCGAACATTGCCTCGATGCTAACGAGGGCGCAATTTCGCGCCAGCTTGCAGAGACAAAGATTGCGGTGCGCGCAAGCGATCGAACAATACGCGTCGACGACTATCCTTTGTTACCCGTACGCCGTCGCTTTTGGGACATGTGCTTCCGTGCCGCCGATCTTCAGGGAACGCAAAGCCAGTTGCGTTCTCAGTTGCGAATTCTTCACGATGCGCTCGCTGAAAACGCCGAGAAGCCACTCGGCGCAGTCGTGCCTGCGGACGTGCTCTATGAGGCATTGAAGGCGGCGCTCGTGCAGTCGGGCGCGCTGCCGCGCGATGCCTATGACCGGATCGAACCGCTGGCCGGTGTTTATGGCGCCGATGGCGTTTTGGCGAAGCGGCTGGCCGGCCTCGCCTTTCTGATTTCCCGGTTGCCGACAGAAGCCGGCGCCGATATCGGGGTGCGTGCCACGCCCGACCATCTCGCTGATCTATTGGTCGACGATCTGACGATTGACCAAGGGGCGTTCCGATCTCGCATACGTGCGCTCGTCGACCGAATGGTCGAGGACGGGAACCTGGTGCGCATCGGAGAAGAAGTGCGCATTCAAACAACCGAAGGGCGAGCGTGGCAACAGGAATTCCAGAAATTCCGCAGCCACTATGGCAATGACGTGTCGGCCATCGCTGACGCGCGCGATAAGCTAGTGGAGGAAGCGCTGGCGGTCGTGTTGCGGCAGGTGTCGTCGGTGCACGGTGACGCCAAAGTACCTCGCAAATTGGTGCCCCATCGTGGCGACCGCACCCCGGAGAAGGATGGTCGCAACATTCCGCTTTGGATCCGCGATGGATGGCGAACCAGTGCAAAGGAAGCGCGCGAGACAGCGCGAACCCTGGGTTCTACGGACGGCATCGTCCATGTGTTTATCGACAAGCCTTCCAATAATGACCTGAAGGATGTGATCGTAGATTTGCTCGCAGCAAAGGCGACGCTCGACAAACGGGGTCTCGGGCATGGTTCATCGGGTGGAGAAGCTCGGCGCGGCATGGAAACGCGCCAGCGCGTTGCGCAGGAGCATTCGGTCGATATCGCGGAAAAGCTCGTGGGCGATTCCGTGGTGTTACTTGGCGGTGGGGCAACCGAGCCTCAGGCGACACTTTCAGCTCGGTTGGAAGCCGCGGTTGAAATTGCGCGGAAACGTCTGTTCCCGCAGTTTAAGGACGCCGATCGGCTGGCAGCCGAATGGGAAAAGGCGTTGAAGACCGCTCGCGAGGGAGGCGAGCATCCTTTCTCGGCAGTCGGTCACATGGCGGAGGTCGATACTCATCCCGTCGGACGCGCCGTTCTCGGCATCATCGGTGCGGGCAAGGCCGGGCGCGAGGTACGCCAGCATTTCGAGCGTGATCCGTACGGCTGGCCGAAGGACGCGGTCGATGCCGCACTGGTCGCGCTCGTGCGCGCGAACAAGCTTACCGTCATCTTGAACGGCGAGCCGGCAGCAGCGTCCGCCTTGGACGGTACGGCAATCGGGAAAGCAACGTTCCGGCGGGAGGATATCGCAATTTCGGCGCGCGACAAGATCGCTCTTGCCAGTTTGCTTCAGACGCTCGTCGGGTCGATCCCCAATCGTGACGATCTCGCTGACCCTGCGCGTGAGTTCCTGCGCAGGTTGCGATCGCTTGGCGGAAGCGCAGGCGGTGAGGCGCCGTTGCCGGCCGCGCCGCAGCTGTTGCTTGAAGACGAGGCGCAAGCGCTTGCCGGCAACGCGCTGCTGCGGCTTCTTCTCGATCGCAAATCGGAGATCGAGCAGGCGATCGAATCGTGGACGGCACGCGCCAAGCTCAAGACCGAGCGAATGTTGCGATGGCGGACAGCGGAACGGCTCGCTCGTCATGCAGAGCCTTTCCCCGAAGCGGCCACGGACCTGATCGAGCTCAAAAGCATCCGTGAAGGACGCCAGCTTCTGGAGTCATCCGATCCATTGCCGGCACCGATACACCGCTTGCGCGAGTTTCTGACGAAGCGTCTCACGGCTGCGCATCGGGAGCTCACCGATGCGGTGCGTGGTGCACTCGACACGCTTAACGCCAATCCCGTCTGGGCCGGGCTTGAGCTTGCGAAGAAAGAAGCGATTCTGGCGGAGGTCGGGCTGAAGCTTCCTACACAGCCAGATGTTTCAGACGATGAACGGTTGGCTGAAAGTCTTGATCGCCGTCCGCTCGGCCAATGGGAGGCAGAGATACGGGGCGTATCTGATCTGCAAGTCGGTGCGGCGCAAAAGGCCGCGCAGTTATCCGCACCGCAAACACACCGCGCGACGATCGAGCGGGGCACGATCGTTCGCAACAAGGACGAAGTCAACGCTTGGCTTGACCGCCAGCGCACTACGCTCGTAGCCGCCGTCGAGCGCGGTCCTGTTGTAATTTCGTGA
- a CDS encoding SAM-dependent methyltransferase — MAIALDRAARSILRTAITGNAGSRRVAEDGARKSLTELGLEEAKRPTGLSSAQTELRNRLRAHARSLGDIMVPDGSIKAKRLVGEIAYEHWHRALFARFLAENGLLVDPDHKIAISLDELEQIAKEEGKDPIELAADWAEPMLPQIFRRDDPVLALSLPPETKAGILEIIRRLPRAVFLADDSLGWAYQFWQADNKEQINKSEVKIGADELPAVTQLFTEDYMVLFLLENTLGAWWAAKRLAAEPALAAEANSEDELRDRTSPAGYRWTYLRFLREPQDGEPPDAATGPWCPAAGAFLGWEREAKDIAFLDPCMGSGHFLVFALPILAALRRAEEGLDERAAIRAVLAENLYGLEIDPRCTQIAAFTLALTSWKRLGAPEPLPSLSIACSGLSIGFGREEFLKLADRIADAEGWGGHKTVLDAGRSPLGERAATRIRGGLERIYDLFKKAPYLGSLIDPRKAVTGGDHGYGSLMEERYDVLADHLHKALDKNGEPAETRETTVTAEGLAKAAEIMARRYTLVATNVPYLGNGDMDLELKTFVEENYKRAKSDLSTVFIDRARQLVAPSGALAVVFPQNCLFLPTYKSFRLNLLDEVKLEYVVALGEEAWETFAKRGPLATLACLTNHAPTNKDRHFSIDATVVPEIEQKIARLKECQVTVIDQEAQRNNPDHRILTETILKQDLLEAKAVSLAGILNGDSDKFTRLFWEFPRKSSDWAFLQTSPSADSGCRGLIGLIYFDEQHGHLREDATVRKERLHNSDQRGNFAWHKRGIAVGQMRDLPIADYFGEKFDSNVAVIVPKLDKDFPAIYEYCHSPDFREDARRLEKRKNITNATFGKTAFNYEHWQRIAVENHPGGLPKPYSNDPTQWLFEGHPRGSRNPNASLPESFDHGAVTSGGPRPGMAEHPLQVAVLRLLGYRWPRQTNSSFMDCPAISEPDEAGRSTLIANDGIVSLSATADQPDATTRLRELIRLIWGADYVDGTIRQLLAVEDAKANDLSTWLADEFFEGHCKLFHQTPFIWQVWDGVRGGFSALINYHQLSGQGDAGRRLLEKLRDTYLGDWLAAQRRALAAGEAGTEERLTAAEHLRSELTRIIEGEPPYDIFVRWKPLYRQPIGWEPDIEDGVRLNIRPFLIARTKNPRGRDACILRITPRVKKYAGADRGVEPLRKKEEFPWFWAEDADVAKVDFAGGPEFKGRRYNDFHFSRAFKQRARDARGKRS, encoded by the coding sequence ATGGCCATTGCCCTCGATCGTGCTGCACGGTCAATTCTCAGAACTGCAATTACCGGAAATGCAGGTTCCCGCCGCGTTGCCGAGGATGGGGCGCGAAAGTCGTTAACTGAACTCGGACTTGAGGAAGCAAAACGGCCGACGGGGCTTTCCTCGGCACAAACTGAATTGCGGAACCGATTGCGTGCCCATGCGCGGTCACTCGGCGATATCATGGTGCCAGACGGTTCCATCAAAGCCAAGCGTTTGGTGGGCGAGATAGCGTACGAGCACTGGCATCGGGCGCTGTTTGCCCGCTTTCTGGCAGAGAATGGTCTTCTTGTAGATCCCGACCACAAAATCGCGATCTCATTGGACGAGTTAGAACAGATCGCCAAAGAAGAAGGAAAGGATCCAATCGAGCTCGCTGCCGATTGGGCCGAACCAATGCTGCCGCAGATCTTCCGCAGAGATGATCCCGTGTTGGCACTTTCGCTCCCGCCGGAGACTAAAGCGGGCATTCTGGAGATAATAAGAAGACTACCGCGCGCCGTCTTTCTAGCTGACGACTCGCTTGGTTGGGCTTATCAGTTTTGGCAAGCGGACAATAAGGAGCAGATTAACAAATCCGAAGTGAAGATCGGCGCTGACGAGCTCCCAGCAGTAACGCAGCTCTTTACCGAGGATTATATGGTCCTCTTTCTGCTCGAGAATACTCTGGGCGCATGGTGGGCTGCAAAACGGCTCGCGGCCGAACCAGCTCTGGCGGCAGAAGCTAACTCGGAAGATGAGCTGCGCGATAGAACTAGTCCCGCGGGTTATCGCTGGACTTATCTACGATTTTTGCGAGAGCCACAGGACGGCGAGCCGCCGGACGCGGCAACCGGGCCGTGGTGTCCGGCAGCAGGAGCCTTCTTAGGTTGGGAGCGCGAAGCGAAAGACATTGCTTTCCTTGATCCGTGTATGGGATCGGGGCATTTCTTAGTATTCGCTTTGCCAATCCTAGCGGCGCTCCGACGTGCAGAGGAGGGCCTGGACGAACGCGCGGCCATAAGGGCGGTACTTGCCGAGAACCTTTATGGCTTAGAGATTGACCCTCGTTGCACCCAAATTGCCGCTTTTACCCTTGCTCTCACAAGTTGGAAACGTCTCGGCGCGCCAGAGCCTCTGCCTAGCCTCAGCATTGCTTGTTCTGGCCTTTCGATTGGTTTCGGCAGAGAAGAGTTTCTGAAGCTCGCAGACAGGATTGCGGATGCGGAGGGCTGGGGTGGACACAAGACAGTTCTAGACGCGGGGCGCAGTCCGCTTGGCGAACGTGCTGCAACGCGCATACGCGGCGGCCTTGAGCGGATCTATGATTTATTCAAGAAGGCGCCTTATCTCGGATCTCTCATCGATCCACGAAAAGCTGTGACCGGTGGCGATCACGGATACGGATCGCTTATGGAGGAACGATACGACGTTCTCGCCGATCACTTGCACAAGGCACTCGACAAAAATGGCGAACCTGCAGAAACGAGAGAAACTACAGTGACTGCCGAAGGGTTAGCTAAGGCCGCCGAGATTATGGCGCGTAGATATACCCTAGTGGCAACGAACGTTCCGTATCTCGGCAATGGCGATATGGATCTGGAACTAAAAACGTTTGTTGAAGAGAATTACAAGCGAGCAAAATCGGACCTGTCGACCGTTTTCATTGATAGGGCACGTCAGCTTGTGGCGCCTTCGGGAGCATTAGCAGTTGTATTCCCTCAAAACTGCCTCTTCTTGCCGACGTACAAAAGCTTCCGGCTCAATCTGCTTGACGAAGTCAAGCTTGAATACGTTGTAGCACTAGGCGAAGAGGCTTGGGAGACCTTTGCCAAGAGAGGGCCACTTGCGACCCTCGCATGCCTAACCAACCACGCGCCGACGAACAAAGACCGGCATTTCTCGATTGACGCTACTGTTGTACCCGAAATTGAGCAAAAGATTGCTCGCCTAAAAGAATGCCAGGTAACTGTTATCGATCAGGAAGCGCAGCGAAATAATCCCGATCACCGAATCCTTACTGAAACTATCTTAAAGCAGGATTTGCTTGAGGCAAAAGCAGTATCATTAGCTGGTATTCTGAACGGCGATAGTGACAAGTTCACGAGACTGTTTTGGGAATTTCCGAGAAAGAGCTCGGATTGGGCTTTCTTGCAAACATCTCCGTCGGCGGACAGCGGATGCCGCGGCCTTATTGGACTAATCTATTTTGATGAGCAGCATGGCCATTTGCGTGAAGACGCAACAGTAAGAAAAGAGAGATTGCACAATTCGGATCAGCGCGGAAATTTCGCTTGGCACAAACGAGGTATAGCGGTTGGCCAGATGCGAGATTTGCCAATCGCAGACTATTTTGGCGAAAAATTCGATTCGAATGTTGCAGTCATCGTACCGAAGTTAGATAAGGATTTTCCCGCAATCTACGAATACTGTCACTCGCCAGACTTTCGCGAAGATGCTCGTCGTCTCGAAAAAAGAAAAAATATAACGAATGCAACCTTTGGAAAGACTGCGTTCAATTACGAACATTGGCAAAGAATTGCAGTTGAGAACCATCCTGGCGGACTACCAAAGCCTTATTCAAATGACCCAACGCAATGGTTGTTTGAAGGACACCCTCGCGGGAGCCGTAACCCAAACGCCTCTTTACCCGAATCTTTCGATCACGGCGCCGTAACTTCAGGTGGTCCGCGACCGGGAATGGCTGAGCACCCGCTGCAAGTCGCAGTGCTGCGACTGCTCGGCTATCGATGGCCGCGTCAGACAAACTCGAGCTTCATGGATTGCCCTGCTATTTCGGAACCAGATGAGGCGGGCCGGTCTACTCTAATTGCTAATGACGGAATCGTCTCGCTCTCGGCGACCGCGGACCAGCCCGATGCGACAACTCGATTACGGGAGCTCATCCGTTTGATCTGGGGAGCGGATTATGTCGACGGAACAATCCGCCAGCTTCTCGCTGTCGAAGATGCAAAAGCCAATGACCTCTCGACCTGGCTTGCGGATGAGTTCTTCGAGGGACATTGCAAGCTTTTTCACCAGACTCCCTTTATCTGGCAGGTTTGGGACGGGGTGCGCGGCGGATTTTCTGCGCTGATAAATTATCATCAACTCAGCGGACAAGGTGACGCAGGCCGCCGTCTGCTCGAAAAGCTGCGAGACACCTATCTAGGGGACTGGCTCGCTGCGCAGCGTCGCGCTCTTGCCGCCGGAGAAGCAGGCACTGAGGAGCGGCTGACTGCCGCTGAGCATCTCCGGAGCGAGCTCACAAGGATCATCGAAGGTGAGCCACCCTATGACATTTTCGTTCGTTGGAAGCCGCTTTACCGCCAACCCATTGGCTGGGAGCCGGACATCGAGGACGGCGTCCGCCTTAACATACGGCCTTTCTTAATCGCTCGGACCAAAAATCCGCGCGGGCGGGACGCTTGTATTCTACGCATCACCCCGAGGGTGAAGAAGTATGCCGGTGCAGACAGAGGTGTCGAACCTCTCCGAAAGAAAGAGGAGTTTCCCTGGTTCTGGGCCGAAGATGCCGACGTGGCGAAGGTCGATTTCGCCGGGGGCCCAGAATTCAAGGGGCGCCGTTACAATGATTTCCATTTTAGCCGCGCGTTCAAGCAGCGGGCTCGTGACGCACGAGGCAAGAGGTCATGA
- the pglZ gene encoding BREX-1 system phosphatase PglZ type B — translation MQQAADRLIRRTGRWGRVWNRLADSPQQFRAVCERLREATGRKQTDLFGEGDPATNPHDNALAEKMLAQDLGALADLSSREAAGKVVSLEEHHRRRRDTLWARLGEAPLAAALDPLARLAAATDTNLSGSDLTALASTYAEEGWRVDAALIETIAAAGTREDVVARAAGVLYRPWVDALARRFRTAFGAAGEAARPTPLAIESGTLVLFVDGLRMDVGHSVVERLANSGVDASLGWRLSPIPSVTATAKAIVTPVGDSIAGRGKVDAFLPLETSSGKPATADVLRKAMLARSIQVLDRGAIVPPEKPTSIGYAECGNIDHDGHGMGLRLASQLVTEVTRIVEYVVALKTAGWPRLRIVTDHGWLLMPGCFEPIRLPPSAVIAKGSRAAILQDEAAAELAFLPWHWDRSVRIAMPSGAEAFRAGEVYSHGGLSPQECVIPDITVHGSESIPSSGVRISTISWRRLRLTVEFTSELADVAVEVRRKERDPASRIDVAATREGARARLTISDEVEEGDPVLVVLVDRQGIVIDARATRVGDRV, via the coding sequence TTGCAGCAAGCGGCCGATCGCCTGATCCGCCGAACAGGACGATGGGGCCGGGTCTGGAACAGACTGGCCGACTCGCCACAACAGTTCCGCGCCGTCTGCGAGCGCTTGCGTGAAGCAACCGGCCGAAAGCAGACCGACCTGTTCGGCGAGGGCGATCCTGCCACTAACCCGCACGATAACGCCCTCGCGGAAAAGATGTTGGCGCAAGATCTCGGCGCCCTCGCAGATCTTTCGAGCCGCGAAGCGGCCGGGAAGGTTGTATCGCTCGAAGAACATCACAGGCGCCGCCGTGACACACTGTGGGCAAGGTTGGGCGAAGCACCGCTCGCCGCAGCACTTGATCCGCTGGCGCGCCTCGCGGCTGCTACCGATACGAACCTCTCAGGAAGTGACCTCACTGCACTCGCCAGCACGTATGCGGAAGAGGGCTGGCGAGTCGACGCTGCATTGATTGAGACAATTGCCGCAGCGGGAACCCGGGAGGACGTGGTGGCGCGCGCCGCGGGCGTTCTCTACCGGCCGTGGGTGGACGCGCTCGCAAGACGGTTCCGCACAGCATTCGGAGCTGCCGGTGAGGCAGCTCGACCGACTCCACTAGCGATTGAATCGGGGACGCTTGTCCTTTTTGTTGACGGATTGCGCATGGATGTCGGCCATTCGGTCGTCGAAAGATTAGCTAATTCCGGTGTTGATGCTTCGCTGGGCTGGCGGCTCTCGCCGATCCCTAGCGTGACGGCTACTGCAAAGGCGATCGTAACTCCTGTCGGAGATAGTATCGCTGGCCGAGGCAAGGTGGACGCGTTCCTGCCGCTAGAGACCTCGTCGGGGAAACCGGCTACCGCGGACGTTCTACGCAAGGCCATGCTTGCGCGGAGCATTCAGGTCCTTGACCGGGGCGCCATCGTGCCTCCGGAGAAGCCAACATCGATCGGATACGCTGAATGCGGCAACATCGACCATGATGGTCATGGCATGGGTCTACGTCTGGCGAGCCAACTGGTGACAGAGGTTACTCGCATCGTCGAGTACGTTGTAGCCCTAAAGACGGCCGGTTGGCCGCGATTGCGAATTGTTACCGATCATGGCTGGCTACTCATGCCGGGCTGCTTTGAGCCAATCCGGTTGCCACCTTCCGCGGTGATCGCTAAAGGAAGCCGGGCCGCAATTCTCCAAGACGAAGCGGCAGCCGAACTCGCGTTCCTACCCTGGCATTGGGACCGATCGGTTCGAATTGCCATGCCCTCGGGCGCCGAGGCTTTTCGTGCCGGCGAGGTCTATTCACACGGCGGTCTGTCGCCGCAGGAATGTGTCATTCCTGACATCACCGTGCACGGTAGTGAATCGATTCCCTCTAGCGGCGTGCGGATAAGCACGATTAGCTGGCGCCGCCTGCGCTTGACTGTCGAATTTACCAGCGAGTTGGCGGATGTCGCCGTCGAAGTTCGCCGCAAGGAGCGCGATCCGGCGTCTCGCATCGATGTTGCCGCGACGCGCGAAGGGGCTCGCGCACGGCTAACCATATCCGACGAGGTGGAAGAGGGTGATCCTGTTCTCGTCGTTCTTGTCGATCGGCAGGGCATCGTCATCGATGCTCGTGCCACACGTGTTGGAGATCGCGTATGA
- the brxL gene encoding BREX system Lon protease-like protein BrxL, giving the protein MLGRYCASTDEAEIKEGLEIVEKQLKDRCVRTGQEEVFKNEAYRKGSVRIIDTIRARLDAKNACYIAELPSLALRDVRIPDSLVEENERILIDGFYAEVTLAYDSIIAQEKNGRPFGIEALRPIQMSRADVLDTFFEGRARFETQNDWIDFLLRSVGFEPAEFDERAKRVALLRMVPFVERNYNLVELGPRGTGKSHLFQQVSPYAHLISGGKATVARMFVNMASGQRGLVCQYDVICFDEIAGVSFDSKDGVNIMKGYMASGEFSRGKDSIRAEGGIVLVGNLDMDLDQAQRVGHLLAPLPPDMRDDTAFMDRLHSYVPGWEFPKLDPRRHLTDHFGLVSDFLSECFTRLRKNSRANILDGRIHFGGALSGRDIESVRKTVSGLAKLMFPNPSEPIPDADLEWIVRLALESRRRVKEQQRRVFKSEFRNTHFSYTLGADGVETFVATPELQSEEAIESDPLPPGQVWAVASGSAETGPGLYRIEISHQPGSGVRILNQPPSPTFRESVKVGEQVLFGQARSLVGDRDPREQEFTVQLRAIDSDKAGAGLGVAVVVALCGSLLGRNSRGGTIVIGSATLGGSIELVRNAAQIAELAIEKRAQTILMPVSARRQLNDLADDMWTKINIEFYRDVPDAVFKALEE; this is encoded by the coding sequence TTGCTTGGCCGTTATTGCGCGTCGACCGACGAAGCCGAGATCAAGGAAGGGCTCGAAATCGTAGAGAAGCAACTGAAAGATCGCTGCGTACGCACAGGCCAGGAAGAGGTTTTCAAGAATGAGGCCTATCGCAAGGGATCGGTCCGCATCATCGATACCATACGCGCGCGGCTTGATGCCAAGAATGCTTGTTACATTGCTGAACTCCCCAGTCTTGCGCTTCGCGACGTGCGCATTCCAGATAGCCTTGTTGAAGAGAACGAGCGCATCCTGATTGATGGCTTTTATGCCGAAGTGACACTCGCATACGATAGCATCATCGCGCAGGAGAAGAACGGGCGTCCGTTTGGCATCGAAGCGCTACGCCCGATCCAGATGTCTCGCGCCGACGTGCTGGATACGTTTTTTGAAGGGCGCGCTAGATTTGAGACACAGAACGACTGGATCGATTTTCTGTTACGTTCCGTCGGCTTCGAGCCCGCCGAGTTCGACGAGCGGGCGAAGAGAGTTGCGCTCCTTCGCATGGTTCCTTTCGTCGAGCGCAACTACAATCTTGTGGAGCTCGGACCGCGCGGAACGGGCAAGAGCCACCTGTTTCAACAGGTTTCGCCTTACGCGCACTTGATCTCGGGTGGCAAGGCGACCGTAGCTCGAATGTTTGTCAACATGGCGAGCGGGCAACGGGGCCTCGTTTGCCAGTATGATGTCATTTGCTTCGATGAAATCGCCGGTGTCTCCTTCGATTCGAAGGACGGCGTGAATATCATGAAGGGATATATGGCGTCGGGCGAGTTTTCGCGCGGCAAAGACTCCATAAGGGCTGAGGGCGGGATTGTGCTCGTCGGCAACCTCGATATGGATCTAGATCAAGCGCAGCGCGTTGGCCATTTGCTTGCGCCGCTTCCTCCAGATATGCGTGATGACACCGCTTTTATGGATCGATTGCATTCGTATGTGCCGGGCTGGGAGTTCCCCAAACTCGATCCTCGGCGGCACTTAACGGACCATTTTGGACTAGTCTCCGATTTCCTATCTGAGTGCTTCACGCGCCTAAGAAAGAACTCGCGCGCTAACATTCTTGACGGTCGTATCCACTTTGGTGGTGCTCTGTCTGGTCGTGATATCGAGTCGGTTAGAAAGACCGTCAGCGGTCTTGCAAAGCTCATGTTCCCAAATCCTTCGGAGCCGATTCCCGACGCAGATCTCGAGTGGATCGTGCGTCTAGCGTTGGAGTCACGGCGGCGCGTAAAGGAACAGCAGCGGCGAGTATTTAAGAGCGAGTTCCGCAATACTCATTTCAGCTATACGCTCGGTGCTGATGGTGTGGAAACCTTTGTCGCGACGCCTGAGCTGCAATCAGAAGAGGCGATCGAAAGTGATCCGTTGCCGCCTGGTCAAGTCTGGGCAGTAGCGTCGGGATCAGCGGAAACGGGCCCGGGCTTGTACCGTATTGAGATTTCGCACCAGCCAGGCTCCGGCGTGCGTATCCTTAATCAACCCCCATCTCCGACGTTTCGCGAAAGCGTTAAAGTGGGTGAGCAGGTTCTCTTTGGACAAGCCCGCAGTTTGGTAGGTGACCGCGATCCCCGCGAGCAGGAATTCACCGTGCAGTTACGCGCAATAGATTCAGACAAGGCTGGTGCCGGATTGGGCGTGGCTGTCGTTGTGGCATTGTGCGGCTCGCTGCTTGGGCGAAATAGCCGTGGAGGTACTATCGTTATTGGTTCGGCAACTCTCGGAGGTTCAATTGAACTCGTTCGCAATGCCGCCCAAATCGCCGAGTTGGCAATCGAAAAACGGGCGCAGACAATCTTGATGCCCGTATCAGCGCGGCGACAGCTCAACGATCTCGCGGACGATATGTGGACTAAGATCAACATCGAATTTTATCGCGACGTACCCGACGCCGTGTTTAAGGCGCTAGAAGAGTAG